One window of the Candidatus Phycorickettsia trachydisci genome contains the following:
- a CDS encoding NADH-quinone oxidoreductase subunit D, translating into MLNAKKTSKQDMLLNFGPQHPAAHGVLRLILEMDGDIVNKADPHIGLLHRGTEKLIEHKTYLQALPYFDRLDYVSPMCMEHSFALAVEKLLKCEVPLRAKYIRVIFAELTRLLNHMLNISSQALDLGATTPLLWLFEEREKIMCFYERVSGSRMHANYFRPGGVAEDLPNGLLEDISKFIEELPSYLADVETLLTENRIWKERLQGIGVMSAKEVMDFGCSGVMLRASGIPWDLRRNQSYEIYDQLKFEVPVGQNGDCYDRYIIRVKEMYESLKIIKQCIEKIPAGPIKTPDPKISPPKRERMKTAMESMIAHFKLYTEGYNVPAGEVYAATEAPKGEFGVYLYSDGSNKPYRLKIKSHGFAHLQALDYMSRGHRMSDIVAIISTLDLVFGEIDR; encoded by the coding sequence ATGCTAAATGCTAAAAAAACCTCAAAGCAAGATATGCTTTTAAACTTCGGTCCGCAGCATCCTGCTGCTCACGGAGTTTTGAGGTTGATACTTGAGATGGATGGGGATATCGTAAACAAAGCAGATCCTCATATAGGTCTTTTACATCGTGGTACAGAAAAGCTTATAGAACATAAAACTTATCTTCAGGCATTACCATACTTTGATCGTCTGGATTATGTTTCTCCAATGTGCATGGAGCATAGTTTTGCTTTGGCGGTTGAAAAACTTTTAAAGTGTGAAGTGCCTCTTCGAGCTAAATACATACGAGTTATTTTTGCAGAACTTACCCGTCTTTTAAACCATATGCTTAATATATCAAGTCAAGCCCTAGATTTAGGTGCTACAACGCCTTTACTTTGGCTTTTTGAAGAAAGAGAGAAAATTATGTGCTTTTATGAGAGAGTAAGCGGATCTAGGATGCATGCAAATTATTTTCGTCCGGGTGGAGTGGCTGAAGATTTACCTAATGGTCTTTTAGAAGATATTTCAAAGTTTATTGAAGAATTGCCATCATATTTAGCTGATGTTGAAACGCTGCTAACGGAAAATAGGATTTGGAAAGAACGTCTGCAAGGTATAGGAGTGATGAGTGCTAAAGAAGTTATGGATTTTGGTTGTTCAGGTGTGATGTTAAGAGCCTCTGGTATCCCATGGGACTTACGTCGTAACCAAAGCTATGAGATATATGATCAGTTAAAGTTTGAGGTTCCAGTTGGACAAAATGGAGATTGTTACGATCGATACATCATTAGAGTGAAAGAGATGTATGAGTCTCTTAAAATTATCAAACAATGCATAGAAAAAATTCCAGCAGGTCCAATTAAAACTCCAGATCCTAAAATATCGCCTCCAAAAAGAGAGCGAATGAAAACTGCTATGGAGAGTATGATTGCTCACTTTAAGTTATATACAGAAGGATATAATGTGCCGGCAGGTGAAGTATATGCTGCAACTGAAGCGCCAAAGGGTGAATTTGGAGTATACCTTTATTCAGATGGTAGCAATAAGCCTTATCGTTTAAAGATTAAGTCACATGGATTTGCTCATTTGCAGGCATTGGATTATATGTCTAGAGGACATCGTATGTCTGATATTGTCGCTATTATTTCAACCTTAGATCTCGTGTTTGGAGAAATTGACCGCTAG
- a CDS encoding autotransporter outer membrane beta-barrel domain-containing protein, with protein MNKDFLKFFDLPFKKFLTRTSILVVVVSFHSSFATDAPSSAPSGLNAPRSEGDSPGRVRTLGRGFGNLPPKKLETRAGELMGEIASHASDHQRKTPERHSPNPDLNTNILSPASQNSAGSADESNTRPKSSSFLPFSNFGKKEDSASLNSSSQGGEDGSEAPNVHVPKNSSILSFAKFAKKEDTVPPRLSIDSSNSTFSSAGQFETPRRGSSEKKMKKLHKELTPEQRAAEELAGKEADERAKKFIENYNLKKAQEASSSAQATSANDNVDQNHESYASPKRLSSPRHGKKHHKEMDNTTPSADTTENIANPTANNTPSVSVTNPIDVTSPMDVTNLATDLPENLTDVETSNFYPTPKSRHTGGTTLVRRISSVIGNHLFVRSVSKAAAAGDAGSEPVKFGFWGSANLDTTKTTDSSVGSDNKTNTFSKTLGFDADIGDVLLGGAVSLSKNRLGYTSGDSDGDKIKTNSRVFTLYSTVDLNWGMFNKTLVSYGSTRLHSYSDNPGYGLAQSKYKQKMTAVQTELGYNYKTNLFNYLVSGGVRYIHTDTPEHSEDGAGPMNKITKKDTGDDFEFIGSVGVNKLIKLDKYEVIPHLTYSARKKFAGQAPGVEYIRADSPNSYSLLGQNDKKFYSQLDLGTQVKYKSSTIQLGMHYGFARKYSNIGGAIMLRLEI; from the coding sequence ATGAACAAAGACTTCCTTAAATTTTTTGATTTGCCATTCAAAAAATTCTTAACAAGAACTTCTATATTAGTCGTTGTGGTTAGTTTTCATAGTTCTTTTGCAACCGATGCTCCTAGTAGTGCTCCAAGTGGTTTAAATGCTCCTCGTTCTGAAGGTGATTCTCCTGGACGTGTAAGAACATTAGGACGTGGTTTTGGTAATTTGCCTCCTAAAAAACTTGAAACTAGAGCGGGTGAGTTAATGGGCGAAATAGCGAGTCATGCTTCGGATCATCAACGTAAAACTCCTGAAAGGCATTCTCCTAATCCGGATTTGAATACGAATATTTTAAGTCCTGCTTCTCAGAATAGTGCAGGTAGTGCTGATGAGAGTAATACACGTCCTAAGAGCTCAAGCTTTTTACCTTTTTCAAATTTTGGAAAAAAAGAAGATTCAGCATCCTTAAACTCTTCTTCGCAAGGAGGGGAAGATGGATCTGAAGCCCCCAATGTTCATGTTCCTAAAAATTCGAGTATTTTATCTTTTGCAAAGTTTGCAAAAAAAGAAGATACAGTTCCTCCTCGTCTTTCAATAGATAGTAGTAATTCTACTTTCTCTTCTGCTGGACAGTTTGAAACTCCTAGGAGAGGATCTAGTGAAAAAAAAATGAAAAAGCTTCATAAAGAATTAACTCCTGAGCAAAGAGCTGCTGAAGAGCTTGCTGGTAAAGAGGCTGATGAGAGAGCAAAAAAGTTTATAGAGAATTACAATCTTAAGAAAGCACAAGAGGCTTCTAGCTCTGCTCAAGCTACTTCTGCTAATGATAATGTTGATCAAAATCACGAAAGTTATGCAAGTCCTAAGAGACTTTCATCGCCCCGTCATGGTAAAAAGCATCATAAAGAGATGGATAATACTACGCCTTCGGCTGATACAACAGAGAATATAGCGAATCCTACAGCTAATAATACTCCTTCTGTGTCTGTAACAAACCCCATTGATGTAACAAGTCCAATGGACGTTACAAATCTAGCTACAGATCTACCGGAAAATTTAACGGATGTGGAGACAAGTAATTTCTATCCAACTCCAAAATCCAGGCATACTGGTGGTACAACGCTAGTACGTCGTATTTCTTCTGTGATAGGAAATCACTTATTTGTACGTAGTGTATCAAAAGCAGCAGCAGCTGGTGATGCTGGAAGTGAACCAGTAAAATTTGGATTCTGGGGAAGTGCAAATCTTGATACAACAAAAACTACGGATTCATCTGTTGGGTCTGATAATAAAACTAATACTTTCAGTAAGACTTTAGGCTTTGATGCTGATATTGGTGATGTATTACTCGGTGGAGCTGTATCTTTATCAAAAAATCGTTTAGGTTACACATCTGGAGATAGCGATGGGGATAAGATAAAAACGAACTCCAGGGTATTTACATTATACAGTACTGTAGATTTGAATTGGGGGATGTTTAATAAAACTTTAGTATCTTACGGTTCTACTAGGTTGCATTCTTATTCTGATAACCCTGGTTATGGTCTAGCCCAAAGTAAATATAAACAAAAAATGACAGCTGTCCAAACAGAGCTGGGATATAACTACAAGACAAACCTATTTAACTATCTAGTTTCTGGGGGTGTGCGTTATATACATACTGATACTCCCGAACATTCAGAAGATGGAGCTGGTCCTATGAATAAGATAACAAAAAAAGATACAGGTGATGACTTTGAATTCATTGGTTCAGTTGGTGTGAATAAGTTGATTAAGCTTGATAAATATGAAGTTATACCACATCTAACCTATTCGGCTCGTAAGAAATTTGCTGGTCAAGCACCTGGTGTAGAATATATCAGGGCTGATTCGCCTAATTCATATTCCCTATTAGGACAGAATGATAAAAAGTTTTATTCTCAATTAGATTTGGGTACTCAGGTAAAATATAAGTCTTCAACAATTCAATTAGGAATGCACTATGGTTTTGCTAGAAAATATAGCAATATAGGGGGTGCAATTATGTTAAGATTAGAGATATAG